The Gymnogyps californianus isolate 813 chromosome 6, ASM1813914v2, whole genome shotgun sequence genomic interval TTATTTTGTCAAGGGACAATGTGGCTGATCCTGTTTCTTCAAACACTGAAGTCATTCTTTTGTCTCTACAGACGGTGTGCTTGATTTATCCACTAAGAAGAGTCCTTGTGCCGGCAGCACCTCTCTGAGTCATTCTCCAGGGTGCTCCAGTACTCCAGGAAATGGGTAAGAGAAAGCAACTTACTATgaccttttaaaactgttttttactaaaaatgtgTGCTTACCTCCTGTTAATTTTAACTTACTTTTGGTGTTAACCCTTTGGAGTAATGTGTTTTTCAACTTGTACATTTGGTAAATACCTTCATCCCACCTGCCAAATAAGAGTTGTTACAAACTGAGACAGGTTTAACTTGCAGTTAAGAATTCTAATATCTGTTATTTTGGCCAATTTCGTACTTAGCCCAAGATCCATTACCTGCTTCTTGGGCTCAGTGATGAGTGATGTCCGTGGAGATGCAAGTTCAGTTAAATGTATGAAGAGTCTTAGAGGCTTGGCAATATAATTTAGATTTCATTTCACTTAGGGGAAAGTTAGCTaacagaaaagtttattttagtgGTAGCAATGATTTGGGTGATGAACCAAGCTGAATTAGATTTAAATCACTGCATGTTCTTCGTTAATATTTCCTAGCATAAACcacaacttaaaaaaagaaaggggggggggggggagtctGGTAGTtaagaaaactttaaatatggctttttggatttgtgattGTACTGTAGCACtgaacaagtttttttttttaaaaatgtggtgtACTAGTCTTGGCTTAATTAGTTCAAGGTGTGAAAGAATGTTATCAACAAAATTTCTTTAAGGTTTCATATTTATAGTGGTCACTGTTTGCATACATTTAGAAACCCTTTACTCTTAGCTAGGATTGAGTTAATTGTACTGGAGAGGCTGACTGGGAGTAAGAGGGATTTGGGGTGTTGATGGGAGAATTTTTTCTTGAAGCTACTGtgaacaagtaatttttttagtgAAGTACAGAAACAGTATATGGTTTAAACTGCCATTTAATTGCTGGTTTAGCTTTACAATAGACTTTGAAAAACTAGAAATTTTAAACTAACAACCCACCACCCCCCATCCCATGTACTGCTAACAACTGATTTAACTTTCGCATTTCTCTGGAAAAATATTACTGTCTCAGATTTCTCccttcaaaattactttttccatttaacatttctattaataaaatacttcaatccttgtttaataaaatacttcaatCCTTGTTTAAAAGTTAGTCTTAATACTTTTTCACAATTCTTTACCATAAACCTTCCCCACCAGCTCTTCTCTTTCAATTCTGAACAGGTTATTTCCAGCTTTATTTTCCTAGGAAGGCCGCAGAAGCCGTCGAGGCTGTGTATTGTTTGTTCCCGTGTTTGTGTATTAAGTGAGGGCCGAAGTCTAACACACAGGGATGGCAGGGCCAGCATCTGGCACTGTCCTGATGGTCAAGAGAGGATGTGGCATACTGGCACCTGTGGTTACTTGTACAGGTGTGTAGTAACTGAGGGTGACTGCAGTCTGTTTAGCATCAGTGAAATCAGGTGTGACCCTCTGTCCTAGTTAGCTGCCAATATGACCTTTATTCAGGCGTAGAAACACCGGTGCGCATTCTGATGCTGATACATGCTGTAGAAGGGGCAGAGAATGCAGATTGATTGAGAGAGTTCTCTGGAATAGCAAATGTTCATTCATTTCTCTGGGTTTTGTTCTGAATCCTTGTTGACTCTTGTTACCCACTTCAACTATGACCTGTTGCATCCTGGACAGAAGCTAGCAGCATATGTATCAAGCACTGTGTATGTTATGTGCCAGGTCCTTTCAGTGGATGTCTTTTCtctaaagactttttttttttttaaatcccaatgtgatattaaaaagaataatgtaGCTTTTCAGTAGTACGTATCCTATCCTTAAATAATGCTGACTTAGCTAGAGGGCTTTACATCAGTATAGCGTCCCAGAGCATTAAAATAGAATCGCTTACTAGTCTCTTCGTTAATCTGTATGTTGAACATGGAAAAATCCACCATGGGGGTGGATTTTGAAACTAGTGTGACTTAGTTACTATAGGGGGCTAAGCAagcaaaatactaaaatacacATGTTCATCTGCAGTAGTAGTACTTTGTGTCATAGAAAGAACACCTgtgatgaaaggaaaatggtaaaaatacaTACCGCTTTTTCTGCAATTAACCCTTGATCTGTATGACAGTTGGAGctaggatctttttttttttttctagccatTCTATGTATCAAATGAGAATCAGGGACATGTATATATGCAATTAGTTGTTAAGAGAGCAATTCGGTAAGTCTAGTGTAATgcagtattttcctttgtgaTCTGCAGTGTCCCAGCTTTCATATTTGGTGCTTAATGAAAGTCAAGCAAATACCTTTGAGGCCtgctaagcatttttttttttaatcctgagCAGCAATTCTTCAATACGATGTAAGCGAACACCATCCAAGGTTTCCACCTATGTGTAGATACTGCAGGTGGCAGTCATATTTGCATGTTGAATATGTTGCACTTCGGCTTACTCTTTTATTACTGTACTTGTTTAGTGGTAACGTCACGCCAGTAACACAGTTGTGTGTAGATCTATGGCGATTGATTACTACTTTGTAATTAAGGTGCTATTTTCAGACGCTTGCGCGAAGTCTTTTCTACTCCGAGAATTTGTGAACCCAACCAGAGACCAGCCAacaggtttcatttttctttgcccaaaaagcttctctttttttgcgaacaagttttaaaactgaCTGATGctgagacttaaaaaaaaaaaaaattaaaataaaaaaataaaataaaaaaattttagagaaaaataaataacacaaaaagTGATGTTACCCAAGCAAGGCCTTCTAATAAAGGAGTGGCCCCCTCACCCATCCCTCCCTACCTGTGCAAGTCCTGCTCACATCAGTTTCCTTCCATCCAATTAGGCGACCTGGGAGACCCAGCCAGCACCATCCGGAGGGACTACAGAGTGGTGATGGGGTACCTCCAAGAAGCTTGCAGGATGGAACCAGGGAAGGTTATGGCCACTCCACATCTCTTAAAGTACCGCTGGCTCGATCACTCCAGATTAGTGAAGAACTGCTGAGCAGAAACCAGTTTTCTACGGCTGCCAGCCATGGGCCATCTGGACTACAGAATCATGGACAGCACTTAATATTATCCAGGGAGGCTTCTTGGGCAAAACCACACTACGAATTCAATTTCAGCCGCATGAAATTCAGGGGAAATGGTGCACTCAGCAACATCAgtgaccttccttttcttacagaaaactCTGCCTTTCAAAAAATGGCACTTCAAACTAAACAGGATGGGAAAAAGGACTGAGCCATTCGTCTCCTGTGGATTTAAAGATACCACAAGTTCGAGGCATGGACCTTTCATGGGAGTCCCGCACTGGTGACCAGTACAGCTATAGCTCTTTGGTAATGGGTTCACAAACGGAGAGCGCGCTTAGCAAAAAGTTAAGGGCTatccttccaaaacaaaacaggagaaatttGCTGGATGCTGGACCAGATTCCTGGGGCTCAGATGCTGAGCAGTCTACCTCTGGACAGCCATATCCCACCTCAGATCAAGAGGGAGATCCTGGCTCCAAGCAACctaggaagaagagagggagatACAGACAGTACAACAGCGAGATACTGGAGGAAGCAATTTCTGTGGTTATGAGCGGGAAAATGAGTGTTTCCAAAGCTCAGAGTATTTATGGGATCCCCCACAGTACACTGGAGTACAAAGTTAAAGAGAGGCTGGGCACTTTGAAAAAccctccaaagaaaaaaatgaaattaatgaggTCGGAGGGGCAGGATGTTTCAGTAAAGATTGAATTAGATCCCCAGGGAGAAGGAGCACAAAGTGCAAATGAATTGAAAGATGAGTAGGGATGTTGTAGAGTGCCAATTACTTTGCAAACTGGGTGAGCACTACTGCATAGTTCAACCACCACTGAGCACACCTGTTTCTCCTATTTACTGCAATgctctttcctttgcagtttaGCATAGACTTGTGTGAACACAGGTGAAAGGTGTGCTCTGAATGTCACATTTGTAAATTTTTCTAGCCTGGTATGGTGCAGTTTCCCTCCTTCACCTGCCCACtacccccttttttctttttttttttttttccttcttttgccttttgcatGTTTCTCTGTAATAGAGAGTTGAGTTACCTCACAAAGAATGCCGATCTGTGGAAGTGGACATCTTGCCTGTAGAGCCTGCCTGAACTTCTGGTGTTGGATTTTTCGTGTCTGCCTTTATAGAAATAAGTCCACTTTGTTAAACTGATACTCTCCTAAAACCAGGCATTTTTCGAATAGGAATCAGACTGTcattcttcaaaatgtttcagaaatctttttccccctccttttctttgaTCCAGTTGATTGAAAGATTTAAGCTAAATCAAGTTATTTAGGAATGGTACCTCTCTTGAACTCAGAGATTTGTTTATTAGATGGATAATCAATTGGGTCTAATTAGGCTCTccactattttctttctaaattaaatatacTTACCATTCACTGTCTGCTTAGTGCTCACccggaggggagggaaggggagggaaaaccTACATACACTACCTTCAGAATATGTCAGTTAATTATTTGTAACACTACCTTCGCTGTAattttgtttgatatttttgAAGGGTGATATTTAGACTCACCTGCTTGAGGATGTAGCCTTATCTCACGGAAGACAAGCTTCTCACAGTCAGGAGCAGTCAGGGTACACTAAATGATGTATTAGGGTATGCCTCATTATAACAGAACTATGGTTCTTTGTGACCTTTATGCTTTTTACAGACTTGATTCTGAGTTTACTAAACTATGTGGTTCCAACAACTAGTTTAAATGACTCTAATCTGGGGAAGGGGGATTTGTGTAACAAACTACTGTGatattgcaaaaaagaaaaaaaaaaaaaaagaaaaaagcccacaaaacaGTGATCTCAAACGTTACAACCTCAGTAGTCTGCCCAAATATCCACATTAGTGAAGGAGCTTGTTAATGTTCAGGGAAGAAGTAAAACACTGGTAGCCTGATCTAATTCAGGCTCTGCATCATATCTATCTGTAATACTGTCAGGGTCGAACACTCAATGAATGggtgtttcctttttaaatattacagttgCCAGTAGCAGGAATTAATCTaagtcctgctttttttttttttttatttaatctattTTGATAGTGGTTTAGCACACGCTAGAATAAGCATTTAAACACCGTAAAAGCACTCCGTAAACCAcaaatcccatttttttcaatattatGATATCATTATCATTATATGGAGATCCAGGATAAGTTTTGTACAGAACTTTTATCTTTGATACTTTCTGTGGGAGTGGTTAGTAACTAGGTGGAGCTTACTGGACTTACCACAATATGACCAAATCGGAATTGCTGGTTCTTCAGGTAGAAACAATTTGGTCTTAATCTGTGCAAAAGGTAGATAAAAttacctccccccccccccatttgcACAACCAAAAGAAGCATTGGAGTTTTTGTGTGAGAGCATTAAGTGATTTCAGTGATTGAAATTGGTTTCTCAAAGTTCATGGGAGGGTGGCCTAGATAGCCCTAGGGACGCTGAATGACTC includes:
- the LOC127018098 gene encoding LOW QUALITY PROTEIN: ligand-dependent corepressor-like (The sequence of the model RefSeq protein was modified relative to this genomic sequence to represent the inferred CDS: inserted 1 base in 1 codon) — encoded protein: MQRMIRQFAAEYTSKNSSTQDSSQPNSTKNQSLLKASLVASSPTAATAQNPVLSKLLMADQDSPLDLTVRKSQSEPSEQDGVLDLSTKKSPCAGSTSLSHSPGCSSTPGNGRPGRPSQHHPEGLQSGDGVPPRSLQDGTREGYGHSTSLKVPLARSLQISEELLSRNQFSTAASHGPSGLQNHGQHLILSREASWAKPHYEFNFSRMKFRGNGALSNISDLPFLTENSAFQKMALQTKQDGKKDXSHSSPVDLKIPQVRGMDLSWESRTGDQYSYSSLVMGSQTESALSKKLRAILPKQNRRNLLDAGPDSWGSDAEQSTSGQPYPTSDQEGDPGSKQPRKKRGRYRQYNSEILEEAISVVMSGKMSVSKAQSIYGIPHSTLEYKVKERLGTLKNPPKKKMKLMRSEGQDVSVKIELDPQGEGAQSANELKDE